A single window of Acidobacteriota bacterium DNA harbors:
- a CDS encoding ATP-binding protein, whose protein sequence is MTENPYQVFGTTPALMLGRKGTWGTIMRRLDKPKPDHVSVIGPALIGKTILLNALTARLNQDKNLFDACIYWDVRRSRIESDADFYQGLVEQAVPAVATLDSGLASDLRADGGGNYSVLKDVFEYLNEDGRKILLVMDELDLVLMASGVTRNLWDNLRSLAEKPGLRLMTGSRKPLRELCNSQDSRTSDFWNIFYPQPIRVEVFSEDDWRDVLVPFAQRQIQFERGADTEIMNWTGGVPALAAALCEKLWEVSQDGVVISREQVNQVADVYFASDETILPSLWKECDADEQGDLHEIAQGKILTLNQHVPQLRYQSLTRKGYVVEQKGSLKPYCRAMENYAKLHGSDATGMRRLFGSAEDYEKNLRGLLELRLSQIQITDNDLRLRITNAIQFLDSSPSITLQQIRGIVDDAFNMIWASEIPDRKIPEKWSEIWLYSGYDNPPAGRIPDGAKRCQLINLMTESRTAVETKVSRATYFLIDSLQAYGDFGQHMQGEKVSASYVAMVCLNALELCARLSIELNATK, encoded by the coding sequence ATGACAGAGAATCCATATCAAGTTTTTGGCACTACCCCCGCACTCATGCTTGGTCGAAAGGGTACTTGGGGGACAATCATGCGCCGACTAGATAAACCAAAGCCAGATCATGTAAGTGTGATAGGGCCTGCACTCATTGGCAAAACGATATTGCTCAATGCTCTTACTGCGCGCCTCAACCAGGATAAAAACCTTTTTGATGCCTGCATCTATTGGGATGTGCGCCGCAGCCGGATAGAGAGCGATGCTGATTTTTATCAAGGATTGGTGGAACAAGCTGTGCCAGCAGTGGCGACGCTTGATTCTGGCTTGGCAAGCGATCTGCGTGCAGATGGTGGTGGAAACTATTCGGTTTTGAAGGACGTGTTTGAATACCTCAACGAAGATGGCCGAAAAATCCTGTTGGTCATGGATGAACTTGACTTGGTGTTAATGGCGAGCGGAGTGACCAGGAACCTGTGGGACAATCTGCGCAGTTTGGCCGAAAAGCCCGGGCTGCGACTGATGACTGGAAGCCGCAAACCATTGCGCGAGCTGTGCAATTCGCAGGATTCGCGCACTTCCGACTTCTGGAACATCTTTTATCCACAGCCGATCCGCGTGGAGGTTTTCAGTGAAGACGATTGGCGGGACGTGCTTGTCCCCTTTGCGCAAAGACAGATTCAGTTCGAGCGAGGGGCGGATACAGAAATTATGAACTGGACGGGCGGCGTCCCTGCGCTTGCAGCAGCTTTGTGCGAAAAGCTATGGGAAGTATCGCAAGACGGAGTTGTCATCAGTCGCGAGCAAGTGAATCAAGTAGCAGATGTTTATTTCGCCAGCGATGAAACTATTTTGCCGAGTTTGTGGAAGGAGTGCGACGCAGACGAGCAAGGTGATCTTCACGAAATTGCTCAAGGAAAAATCTTGACGCTCAATCAGCACGTGCCTCAGCTCCGCTATCAGTCTTTGACTCGAAAAGGATATGTTGTCGAGCAGAAAGGCAGTCTGAAACCGTACTGTCGTGCAATGGAGAATTATGCAAAATTACATGGCAGTGATGCCACGGGCATGCGACGCCTATTTGGTTCAGCAGAGGATTACGAAAAGAATCTTCGCGGCTTGCTTGAGCTTCGTTTAAGTCAGATTCAGATCACAGATAATGACCTTCGCCTAAGGATTACCAACGCAATTCAGTTTCTCGATAGCTCACCATCTATTACGCTTCAACAGATTCGCGGCATTGTTGACGATGCATTCAATATGATCTGGGCGTCAGAGATTCCAGATCGAAAAATTCCTGAAAAGTGGTCAGAGATATGGTTGTATAGCGGGTATGACAATCCCCCGGCTGGTCGTATTCCTGACGGGGCCAAGCGTTGCCAACTGATTAACCTGATGACTGAGTCCAGGACCGCAGTAGAGACAAAAGTATCACGTGCTACCTACTTTTTGATTGATAGCCTTCAAGCATACGGCGATTTCGGACAGCATATGCAAGGGGAGAAGGTATCAGCGTCTTATGTTGCGATGGTTTGTTTGAATGCTCTGGAGCTATGCGCCCGATTGTCAATCGAGTTGAATGCGACAAAGTAA